The following are encoded together in the Poseidonibacter lekithochrous genome:
- a CDS encoding ComEC/Rec2 family competence protein: MIIRVLKTYSEFFLVIIFILIIFTINLSIEYSKYQELVDEEIYETKVQVLNIYEKDKFYVLKLKANNFQFFTNIDKLDNLKQLDDINIAFITTRINFFTYLKGFYTKLVFYEELEQKQSNYKTLIKISDSQHYNEVIKDLYSALFFAKPVSKELRDICASYGISHLIALSGFHLGVLSFLIYWFLYYPYSFFHTRYFPYRNKKYDLLLVVLSVLFVYLVFTNMIASLLRAFIMMCLGIYLLRQNIKLFSFINLFFVFLIIIALFPKYIFSLSLWFSLFGVFYIFLFIQYFKDIKSRIFQVLFFNFWIYFAMNPVVHFFFHTTSYEQLYSPILTLLFTIFYPFELVAHLLNYGYILDEYLNIFLSHKFVIYETSTSLLFFIVYLIISFLSIFNKKAFYILNILLTIFLFKLFILNLFV, translated from the coding sequence ATGATTATTAGAGTATTGAAAACTTACAGTGAATTTTTCTTAGTTATTATTTTTATATTGATTATATTTACAATAAATTTATCAATAGAGTATTCAAAATACCAAGAGTTAGTAGATGAAGAAATATATGAAACAAAAGTTCAAGTTTTAAATATCTATGAAAAAGATAAGTTTTATGTTTTAAAATTAAAAGCTAATAATTTCCAATTCTTTACAAATATAGATAAGCTTGATAATCTCAAACAATTAGATGATATAAATATCGCTTTTATTACTACAAGAATAAACTTTTTTACATATTTAAAAGGTTTTTATACAAAGTTAGTTTTTTATGAAGAATTAGAGCAAAAACAAAGTAATTATAAAACCCTAATAAAAATCAGTGATTCACAACATTATAACGAAGTGATAAAAGATCTTTATTCAGCTTTATTCTTTGCAAAACCTGTATCAAAAGAGTTAAGAGATATATGTGCTTCTTATGGCATTAGTCATTTGATTGCGCTTTCTGGTTTCCATTTAGGTGTATTGTCTTTTTTGATTTATTGGTTTTTGTATTATCCTTATTCGTTTTTTCATACTAGATACTTTCCTTATAGAAATAAGAAGTATGATTTATTATTAGTTGTATTATCTGTACTTTTTGTATATCTTGTTTTTACGAATATGATAGCTTCACTATTGAGAGCTTTTATTATGATGTGTTTGGGGATTTATCTCCTGAGGCAAAATATCAAACTATTTTCTTTTATAAATCTGTTTTTTGTATTTTTGATTATCATAGCTTTGTTTCCTAAATATATATTTTCTTTGTCTTTATGGTTTTCACTATTTGGAGTGTTTTATATATTTTTATTTATTCAATACTTCAAAGATATAAAAAGCAGAATATTCCAAGTTTTGTTTTTTAATTTTTGGATTTATTTTGCAATGAATCCTGTAGTTCATTTCTTTTTTCATACTACTTCTTATGAGCAGTTATACTCACCTATATTGACTTTGTTATTTACTATTTTTTATCCTTTTGAGTTGGTAGCTCATTTATTAAACTATGGATATATTTTGGATGAGTATCTAAATATATTTTTATCCCATAAGTTTGTTATTTATGAAACAAGTACTAGTTTACTCTTTTTTATTGTTTATTTAATTATCTCTTTTCTAAGTATCTTTAATAAAAAAGCATTTTATATTTTGAACATTTTACTTACAATCTTTCTTTTTAAACTCTTTATTCTTAATTTATTTGTATAA
- a CDS encoding GGDEF domain-containing protein, whose translation MLYPIASFSIRGLKEGLVWTFSLLLILITIYTQMSFLYNVYSFIFFCIAYFMVSYLLYWYRHYELKIFTKMFQVNKLKEELEEKNKELKRIAITDKLTNIYNRVKLDSKMEAEMNRAQRFGHGFSIIIIDIDYFKEVNDNYGHQIGDCVLIEMANLLKSHVRNTDTLGRWGGEEFLIICPETKEEGVLKLANNLQKTIEENTFSTIGSKTASFGITTYINGDNTNSILKRADDALYKAKTTGRNKVEIL comes from the coding sequence TTGCTTTATCCTATTGCTTCTTTCTCAATTAGAGGATTAAAAGAAGGTTTAGTCTGGACTTTTTCATTATTACTTATACTAATCACTATTTATACTCAAATGAGTTTTTTATATAATGTTTATTCATTTATATTTTTTTGTATTGCTTACTTTATGGTTTCATATTTGCTTTATTGGTATAGGCATTATGAACTTAAAATATTTACGAAGATGTTTCAAGTAAACAAATTAAAAGAAGAACTAGAAGAGAAAAATAAAGAACTAAAAAGAATTGCAATTACAGATAAATTAACAAATATTTATAATAGAGTAAAACTTGATTCAAAAATGGAAGCGGAGATGAATAGAGCCCAAAGATTTGGACATGGTTTTAGTATTATAATTATAGATATTGATTATTTTAAAGAAGTAAATGATAACTATGGTCATCAAATAGGTGATTGTGTATTAATTGAAATGGCAAATTTACTAAAATCTCATGTAAGAAATACCGATACTCTAGGAAGATGGGGTGGAGAAGAGTTTCTTATTATTTGTCCTGAAACAAAAGAAGAAGGTGTTTTAAAATTAGCTAATAATCTTCAAAAAACTATAGAAGAAAATACTTTTTCTACCATAGGTTCTAAAACTGCAAGTTTTGGTATAACTACATACATAAACGGTGATAATACAAACTCAATTTTAAAACGTGCTGATGATGCCTTATACAAAGCAAAAACAACAGGACGAAACAAAGTAGAAATACTTTAA
- the ovoA gene encoding 5-histidylcysteine sulfoxide synthase — protein MNYIKNTVNLSAGTVEEKRAEIKEYFLQTYELDEKLFDLIKDEKCFYKQPNRLRHPLIFYFGHTATFFINKLTLANILPNRVNKDFESKFAVGVDEMSWDDLESKNYKWPTVDETKDYRAQVKQIILELIDTIEFTMPINWESPMWVIMMGIEHENIHVETSSVLLRELGYKYISQDEIFEYVNEESSSYPQNELLAVKGGEVLIEKDRAKPDFYGWDNEFSFHKSHINNFEASKYLVSNGEFLEFVKDGGYNKPEFFSSEGKEWLDFTQAKHPTFWIKEEDDKYFLREINREIPLPLNYPVDINVYEAEAFCKYKSLQLGYEVRLPSEDEYYRLYDYVKADEKDANIGLKQFNQSPVDKYEFDGFYDVTGNVWQWSLTPTYPFDDFETHPIYDDFTTPTFDDRHALMKGGSFISLGNEILREARYAFRKHFFQHAGFRYVKSDNEYRTKLNDNVYETDESIAQYCEFHYGDENFGVKNFCVNSVELLKPYLENIDTKKALDLGCSVGRSSFELAQHFDEVTGIDFSANFINVGVKLKEYDSLTFKVKKEGDIAQEKSVSLKDFDLDNIKENVSFMQGDACNLKDVYSGYDLIFCSNLIDRLYYPQKFLDDVPNRVNDGGLLVLLSPYTWLEEYTPKENWLGGYIKDNKEVSTLETLKTELNGYELVDTIDVPFVIKETNRKFQHTISQMSIWKKK, from the coding sequence ATGAATTATATTAAAAATACAGTGAATTTAAGTGCCGGTACGGTTGAAGAAAAAAGAGCAGAAATAAAAGAGTATTTTCTTCAAACATATGAATTAGATGAAAAGCTTTTTGATTTAATAAAAGACGAAAAATGTTTTTATAAGCAGCCAAACAGATTAAGACACCCCTTAATTTTTTATTTTGGACATACAGCAACATTTTTTATTAATAAACTGACTCTTGCAAATATTTTACCAAATAGGGTAAATAAAGATTTTGAATCAAAATTTGCTGTTGGTGTTGATGAAATGTCATGGGATGATTTAGAATCAAAGAATTATAAATGGCCAACAGTTGATGAAACAAAAGATTATAGAGCACAAGTAAAACAAATTATTTTAGAACTTATTGATACTATAGAGTTTACTATGCCTATAAACTGGGAATCTCCTATGTGGGTTATTATGATGGGAATTGAACATGAAAATATTCATGTTGAAACTTCATCTGTGCTACTTCGGGAATTAGGATATAAATATATAAGCCAAGATGAGATATTTGAGTATGTAAATGAAGAGAGTTCTTCATATCCTCAAAATGAATTACTAGCGGTAAAAGGTGGAGAAGTTCTAATTGAAAAAGATAGAGCAAAACCAGACTTTTATGGATGGGATAATGAATTCTCATTTCATAAATCACATATAAATAATTTTGAAGCTTCTAAATATTTAGTATCAAATGGTGAGTTTTTAGAGTTTGTAAAAGATGGTGGATATAACAAACCAGAATTCTTCTCATCTGAGGGAAAAGAATGGTTAGATTTTACTCAAGCTAAACACCCAACATTTTGGATAAAAGAAGAAGATGATAAATATTTCTTAAGAGAAATTAATAGAGAAATTCCTTTACCTTTAAATTATCCAGTTGATATTAATGTATATGAAGCAGAAGCATTCTGTAAATACAAAAGTTTACAATTAGGATATGAAGTAAGACTTCCTAGTGAAGATGAATATTATAGATTATATGACTATGTAAAAGCGGATGAGAAAGACGCAAATATAGGATTAAAACAGTTTAATCAAAGCCCCGTAGATAAATATGAATTTGACGGTTTTTATGATGTTACTGGAAATGTATGGCAATGGAGTTTAACTCCTACTTATCCATTTGATGATTTTGAAACTCATCCAATTTATGATGATTTTACAACTCCAACATTTGATGATAGACATGCACTTATGAAAGGTGGATCTTTTATTTCTTTAGGAAATGAGATTTTAAGAGAGGCTAGATATGCTTTTAGAAAGCATTTCTTTCAACATGCAGGATTTAGATACGTGAAATCAGATAACGAATATAGAACAAAATTAAACGACAATGTTTATGAAACAGATGAGTCAATAGCTCAATATTGTGAGTTCCATTATGGTGATGAAAACTTTGGTGTTAAAAACTTCTGTGTAAACTCAGTTGAGTTACTAAAACCTTATTTAGAAAATATTGATACTAAAAAAGCTTTAGATTTAGGATGTTCTGTTGGTAGAAGTTCTTTTGAGCTTGCACAACACTTTGATGAAGTAACGGGAATTGATTTCTCTGCAAACTTTATTAATGTAGGTGTTAAACTAAAAGAATATGACTCACTAACTTTCAAAGTTAAAAAAGAGGGTGATATTGCACAAGAAAAATCAGTATCATTAAAAGATTTTGATTTAGATAATATCAAAGAAAATGTTTCATTTATGCAAGGTGATGCTTGTAATTTAAAAGATGTATATTCAGGATATGATTTAATCTTTTGTTCAAATTTAATTGATAGATTATATTATCCTCAAAAGTTCTTAGATGATGTACCAAATAGAGTTAATGATGGTGGTTTATTAGTATTATTATCACCTTATACATGGCTAGAAGAGTACACTCCAAAAGAGAATTGGCTTGGTGGATATATCAAAGATAATAAAGAAGTTTCTACTTTAGAGACTTTAAAAACGGAACTTAATGGATATGAATTAGTAGATACTATTGATGTTCCTTTTGTAATCAAAGAAACAAATAGAAAGTTCCAACATACAATTTCTCAAATGAGTATTTGGAAAAAGAAATAA
- a CDS encoding tetratricopeptide repeat protein — MLQNSCNIYTSKLCETKRLKKQDSMISRGENCVNITFCEDDNLEKLEQDLNELTGNSFSYFLKKRFSSTLISIVSVIVLMFALISASIYEDLFKKIIFELPFDWNVSDTVSLIFVIIFFFGMVMMPSLLDGEGNEFKNILSSWFNKDIKKLKRLKLAFSLFDKKTTINLYNFDLIDAEHWIYRLLTKTIVSRFYTVNMYIRNDQIQSVKKKLESFGVANIEVIKEKKSINACDIDFLLSSREQKLYSLMQLSSSTIIPNNDKRKFVSLELFEYCGRNFFEDTKDSSNQLISGFQNFINRSFDDFRFIAQEKSMQIYFTSNVKFKNLSDEQKRLAYYLRNHIEECISYFDNPISLLILYYYVRDIVLDEKRTIAILEKFIDAVHKKQQYELIDDYWFALAGQMFDPSSLEEFEKTNNSFYRRLSINALNKLIFLFERNGHFDQALLLAKYLYEINPNKYSVSICSLYERTGQFEKAYNSLPKELNIGANAKPSDIEVRYFQRKAWIVVSQRKEDLKEEGLEALKSLKSLIFSHNDDNEPLWLWHYYNIKANYAEWTEDYDGAIQNYNKCLSIPALGAFEYGATFVNMAIAYRFMYLTSNTQNFDNIDKSIKLGKLGVFLKESVGDRDEMPVVLHNQALNVLYKMVNSTLDEAACKEIVYITDDAISVLDRTKSIKRLGMLLIENCITKSLLKQNYEDVAQRLNTHFPLLDENESQQILKLYKEFIKTDKIDRLDFLDKII; from the coding sequence ATGCTTCAAAACTCTTGTAATATTTATACTTCAAAATTATGTGAAACAAAAAGATTAAAAAAACAAGATAGCATGATCTCAAGGGGTGAGAATTGTGTAAATATCACTTTTTGTGAAGATGATAATCTTGAAAAACTAGAGCAAGACCTAAATGAACTTACTGGAAACTCTTTTTCTTATTTTTTAAAAAAGAGATTTTCATCTACTTTAATCTCTATTGTTTCTGTTATTGTTTTGATGTTTGCATTAATTTCTGCTTCTATTTATGAAGATTTATTTAAAAAGATAATCTTTGAATTACCCTTTGACTGGAATGTCTCGGATACTGTTTCTTTAATCTTTGTAATTATTTTCTTTTTTGGAATGGTTATGATGCCTTCTTTATTAGATGGGGAGGGAAATGAGTTTAAAAATATTCTTTCTTCTTGGTTTAATAAAGATATCAAAAAACTAAAAAGACTGAAACTTGCTTTTTCACTTTTTGATAAAAAAACAACAATCAACCTTTATAACTTTGATTTAATAGATGCAGAACACTGGATTTATAGACTTCTTACAAAAACTATTGTTTCAAGATTTTATACTGTAAATATGTATATTAGAAATGATCAAATTCAAAGTGTTAAGAAAAAACTAGAGAGTTTTGGTGTTGCTAATATTGAAGTAATAAAAGAGAAAAAAAGTATTAATGCTTGTGATATAGACTTTTTATTATCATCAAGAGAACAAAAACTTTACTCACTAATGCAATTAAGTTCTTCAACAATTATTCCTAATAATGATAAAAGAAAGTTTGTTTCTCTAGAGCTATTTGAATATTGTGGTAGAAACTTTTTTGAAGATACAAAAGATTCAAGTAATCAGCTTATTTCTGGTTTTCAGAATTTTATTAATAGAAGTTTTGATGACTTTAGATTTATTGCACAAGAAAAATCAATGCAGATTTACTTCACATCAAACGTGAAGTTTAAAAATCTAAGTGATGAACAAAAAAGATTGGCTTATTACTTAAGAAATCATATTGAAGAGTGTATCTCATATTTTGATAATCCTATTTCTCTTTTGATTTTATATTATTACGTAAGAGATATTGTATTAGATGAAAAAAGAACAATTGCTATTTTAGAGAAGTTTATAGATGCTGTACATAAAAAACAACAATATGAATTAATTGATGATTATTGGTTTGCTCTTGCAGGACAGATGTTTGATCCAAGTTCACTAGAGGAGTTTGAAAAGACTAATAACTCTTTTTATAGAAGATTGTCAATAAATGCTTTAAATAAACTAATTTTCTTATTTGAGAGAAATGGTCATTTTGATCAAGCTTTATTATTAGCAAAATATCTTTATGAAATTAATCCAAATAAATACTCAGTTAGTATTTGTTCATTATACGAAAGAACTGGACAGTTTGAGAAAGCATACAATTCTTTACCAAAAGAGTTAAACATAGGTGCGAATGCAAAACCTAGTGATATTGAAGTACGGTACTTCCAAAGAAAAGCTTGGATAGTAGTTAGTCAAAGAAAAGAAGATTTAAAAGAAGAAGGCTTAGAAGCTCTTAAAAGTTTAAAAAGCTTAATTTTTTCACACAATGATGACAATGAACCTTTATGGTTATGGCATTATTATAATATCAAAGCAAACTATGCTGAATGGACTGAAGATTATGATGGGGCGATTCAGAACTATAATAAATGTCTTTCTATTCCAGCCTTAGGTGCTTTTGAGTATGGTGCGACTTTTGTGAATATGGCAATTGCATATAGATTTATGTACTTAACATCAAATACACAAAACTTCGATAATATAGATAAGTCTATTAAATTGGGTAAATTAGGTGTATTTCTAAAAGAGTCTGTAGGGGATAGAGACGAAATGCCAGTTGTATTACATAATCAAGCTTTAAATGTATTATATAAGATGGTAAATTCCACTTTAGATGAAGCTGCTTGTAAAGAGATTGTATATATCACTGATGATGCTATTTCTGTACTAGATAGAACTAAATCTATTAAAAGATTAGGAATGTTACTAATCGAAAATTGTATTACAAAATCTTTATTAAAACAAAACTATGAAGATGTGGCACAAAGACTTAATACTCATTTTCCTTTATTGGATGAAAATGAGTCTCAACAGATATTGAAGTTATACAAAGAGTTTATCAAAACAGATAAAATAGACAGGTTAGATTTTTTAGACAAGATAATTTAA
- a CDS encoding gamma-glutamylcyclotransferase, with protein MYMFGYGSLINIVSAQKSFKRELFQSDLIPVSIKGYEKVWNSIETINFDGQDTNGVFLNLQKNENAITNGVVVKITDEELELLKLREKNYSCITIDSSNAIGQDLDDNIIAFMTTKEEKIAKVGDSSCVIPAKYIDILTNAFASYDDEFVVEYKKCLADYPFELKEGTYTFSDPIQNKFAKQGVKK; from the coding sequence ATGTATATGTTTGGATATGGCTCACTTATAAATATTGTAAGTGCTCAAAAGTCTTTTAAGAGAGAACTGTTTCAAAGTGATTTAATTCCAGTATCAATAAAAGGTTATGAAAAAGTTTGGAATTCAATTGAAACTATTAACTTTGATGGACAAGATACTAATGGAGTTTTTCTAAATCTTCAAAAAAATGAAAATGCTATTACTAATGGTGTTGTTGTAAAAATAACTGATGAAGAGTTAGAGCTTTTAAAACTAAGAGAAAAAAACTATTCTTGTATTACAATAGATTCTTCAAATGCAATAGGTCAAGATCTTGATGATAATATTATTGCTTTTATGACTACAAAAGAAGAAAAAATTGCAAAAGTAGGGGATTCTTCTTGTGTAATTCCTGCTAAATATATTGATATTCTTACAAATGCATTTGCTTCTTATGATGATGAGTTTGTTGTAGAGTATAAAAAATGTTTAGCGGATTATCCTTTTGAATTAAAAGAAGGAACATACACTTTTAGTGACCCAATACAAAACAAGTTTGCAAAACAAGGGGTTAAAAAGTAA
- the rraA gene encoding ribonuclease E activity regulator RraA → MGFFTADLCDEYSDKTEVLGPDFKSYGGSKKFQGEVITVKLDKNNKDLAVLLRDNEGLGKVVVVDVDVKYFAVVGDNLMKFASDNKYEGIIVNGYVRDTETTKEFDVGLLAKGTCPKKYIPVQEGEINVSITVDGVQINEGDYVYADPDGIVITKEKIV, encoded by the coding sequence ATGGGATTTTTTACAGCAGATTTATGTGATGAATATAGTGATAAAACAGAGGTTTTAGGACCAGATTTCAAATCTTACGGTGGAAGCAAAAAATTCCAAGGTGAGGTAATAACAGTAAAACTAGATAAAAATAATAAAGATTTAGCTGTATTACTAAGAGACAATGAAGGACTTGGAAAAGTAGTTGTTGTTGATGTGGATGTTAAATATTTTGCTGTTGTAGGTGATAACTTAATGAAGTTTGCAAGTGATAATAAATATGAAGGAATTATTGTAAACGGATATGTTAGAGATACAGAAACAACAAAAGAGTTTGATGTGGGATTATTAGCAAAAGGAACTTGTCCTAAAAAATATATTCCTGTTCAAGAGGGCGAAATTAACGTAAGTATTACTGTTGATGGTGTTCAAATCAATGAAGGTGATTATGTATATGCTGATCCTGATGGTATTGTAATTACTAAAGAAAAGATAGTTTAA
- a CDS encoding alpha/beta hydrolase: MKKIKLAFILLALAYLAANIYLYTQQDSLIFKNEKAVKIELVNEKNIKEVTFKVEENINLYGKYKTSNKANAPLILYFGGSSSDITGFFNHTQDINDFNILGFNYRGFIDSQGSPSQNKIFKDALNIYDTYAKDKEVILIGKSLGTGVVSYLASKRKSKAIILITPYDSISAIAKGKYPIFPIDLLLEHKFESIKYIQNVTTPIALFEVKNDLVIKKQHFDNLKSNIKNIFSYEILEGVSHAKVMTHIDFEKKLKEILEKTKNSQ, from the coding sequence ATGAAAAAAATCAAATTAGCTTTTATACTATTAGCTTTAGCATATTTAGCTGCAAATATCTATTTATACACTCAACAAGACTCACTAATTTTCAAAAATGAAAAAGCCGTAAAAATTGAACTCGTAAATGAAAAGAATATAAAAGAAGTCACTTTTAAAGTAGAAGAAAATATTAATCTTTATGGTAAGTATAAAACTTCTAATAAAGCAAATGCTCCACTTATTTTATATTTTGGTGGAAGTTCATCTGACATTACAGGTTTTTTCAATCATACACAAGATATTAATGATTTTAATATTTTAGGATTCAACTATAGAGGTTTTATAGATTCACAAGGAAGTCCAAGCCAAAACAAGATTTTTAAAGATGCTTTAAATATCTATGATACTTATGCTAAAGATAAAGAAGTAATTCTAATAGGTAAAAGTCTAGGAACTGGTGTTGTTTCTTACTTAGCTAGTAAAAGAAAATCAAAAGCAATTATTCTAATCACTCCTTACGATTCAATAAGTGCAATTGCAAAAGGAAAATATCCTATTTTTCCAATTGATTTATTGTTAGAGCATAAATTTGAGTCAATTAAATATATTCAGAATGTTACAACTCCAATTGCATTATTTGAAGTAAAAAATGATTTAGTAATAAAAAAACAGCATTTTGACAATCTAAAATCTAATATCAAAAATATCTTTTCTTATGAAATATTAGAAGGTGTTTCACACGCAAAAGTAATGACCCATATAGATTTTGAAAAAAAATTAAAAGAAATCTTAGAAAAAACTAAAAATAGTCAATAA